The region AACGCGAACTAATATGAGATAAAATAAGACGCTCGGCCGATGCTGTTTTAGCAATTTCAGCGGCTTCTTTTGCAGTGGAATGAAAATAGTTGTAAGCCAGCTCTTCATCTCCCGCTGCAAAAGTAGCTTCATGGATTAACACATTCGCATGCATAGCAAGCTGAACACTTTGCGTACACATTCTTGTATCTCCTAAAACCGTGATAACCTTCCCTTTTTTAGGCTCTCCTACAAACTCTTGTCCATTAATAAGACGCCCATCTTTTAATACTACTTCTTTCCCTTCTTTTAACTGCTGATAGTGAGGCCCTGGGGGAATACTCATCTCTTTTAAACGCTGAACGTCCAGTGATCCTGGCAAATCTTTTTCGACAACTCGATATCCATAAGATAAAATGCCATGTTCAAGTTTGCCAAACTCCACTGAAAAAGTTTCATCTTCAAAAATCGTTCCACTTTCACTTTCCTCTTCTATTTCAACAATCTCTAGAGGATATTGCAGGTGAGTTTGACTTACAGCCAGCGTGACTTCAATAAATTCTTTAATTCCTTTTGGTCCGTATACAGTAAGCAGTGATTCTCCGCCTTGAAACGAACGGCTTCCAAGGAGTCCAGGTAATCCGTAAATATGATCACCGTGAAGGTGCGTAATAAAAATTTTCTCAATTCGCCTCGGTTTAACGGTTGTATGTAAAATTTGATGCTGTGTTGCTTCCCCGCAATCAAAAAGCCACACCGCCCCTCTTTCTTGCAAAAGTTCGAGCGCAAGAGATGAAACATTCCGCTGTTTTGCCGGTACTCCTGCACCCGTTCCTAAAAATAACAATTCCATTTTCTACTTCCTCCTTCACACGCACAAAAAGCCTGTAAGTATATTATACAGGCTTTTTGCAAACTTACCTATTTGATGCTGTCAAGCGCATACGTAATAGTAGCTAATAACAGCTCAATATCACTTTCCTCAATATTCAACGGCGGTGAGAGCGTGAGAACATTATTATAGCCGGCTACCGTTGCTCCATTTTTACCAATAATGACTCCTTTGCTTTTGCATTTGGCAATCACTTCATTTACAAGATTAACGTCTAACGGTTCCTTCGTTTGCTTATCAGCTACAAGTTCAATTCCGATTAAAAGCCCTTTGCCTCTTACATCTCCAACGTATGGGTGGCTATCAATAAGCGGCTTCATCTCACTTAATACGTAAGCACCGAGCTGTTTAGAACGACCAAAAAGATTTTCTCTCTCCATAATTTCTAAATTCTTTAATGCTAATGCACACGCAGCTGGGCTGCCTCCAAATGTATTAACATGGCGAAAATACTCGTACTGATCGCTATCTTTAAACGCTTCATAGATTTCTTTTTTAACAGCGGTTGCAGAAAGCGGAAGGTATGCGCTTGTAATTCCTTTTGCCATGGTAATGATATCTGGTTTTACGTCGTAATTCATAAAACCAAAGGCTTCTCCTGTACGACCAAAGCCGCAAATAACCTCATCTACAATTAGAAGTGCACCGTGTTTTTCACACGTTTCTTTTACGCCTTTCATATAATTTTGAGGCGGTAAAAGAATTCCTCCACCTGTAATAATTGGCTCCATAATAACAGCGGCAATGGTTTCGCTTAGCTCCCACGTCATGACATTGTCAATATCTTTTACGGATTGAAGCTCTTCTTTTGGCGCATGGTAATCATCTTGCCCTCGGTACGAATCAGGCGGCGCAACGTGAATAAAACCAGGAGCAAGCGGTTCATATTTATATTTACGCTGAGCTTGACCTGTTGCTGCTAGTGCGCCCATTGAATTTCCGTGATACCCTCGGTAACGCGAAATAAATTTGTAGCGAGAATGCTCTCCTTTTTGTTGATGGTACTGACGCACAATTTTAAAAGCCGTTTCGTTGGCTTCCGATCCGCTATTCGAAAAGAAGATAACATAGTCATCACCTAGCATTTCATTTAGCTTCTCTGCTAGTTTGATAGCAGGTACGTGAGATTGCGTGAGTGGAAAATAAGCCAGTTCTTTTAGCTGTTCATAAGCTGCAAGCGCTAATTCATCCCGTCCATACCCAGTATTTACACACCAAAGCCCTGCCATTGCATCTAAGTAGCGATTTCCTTGTTCATCTGTAATCCAAGCCCCTTTTGCTTTTGTAGCTACTATCG is a window of Priestia aryabhattai DNA encoding:
- the rnz gene encoding ribonuclease Z, producing MELLFLGTGAGVPAKQRNVSSLALELLQERGAVWLFDCGEATQHQILHTTVKPRRIEKIFITHLHGDHIYGLPGLLGSRSFQGGESLLTVYGPKGIKEFIEVTLAVSQTHLQYPLEIVEIEEESESGTIFEDETFSVEFGKLEHGILSYGYRVVEKDLPGSLDVQRLKEMSIPPGPHYQQLKEGKEVVLKDGRLINGQEFVGEPKKGKVITVLGDTRMCTQSVQLAMHANVLIHEATFAAGDEELAYNYFHSTAKEAAEIAKTASAERLILSHISSRYQGDAVSRLAEGAKEIFPNTDIAEDLKRFTIS
- a CDS encoding aspartate aminotransferase family protein — protein: MVQVSQNEKDLRAKDEQYVWHGMKPYSPDATIVATKAKGAWITDEQGNRYLDAMAGLWCVNTGYGRDELALAAYEQLKELAYFPLTQSHVPAIKLAEKLNEMLGDDYVIFFSNSGSEANETAFKIVRQYHQQKGEHSRYKFISRYRGYHGNSMGALAATGQAQRKYKYEPLAPGFIHVAPPDSYRGQDDYHAPKEELQSVKDIDNVMTWELSETIAAVIMEPIITGGGILLPPQNYMKGVKETCEKHGALLIVDEVICGFGRTGEAFGFMNYDVKPDIITMAKGITSAYLPLSATAVKKEIYEAFKDSDQYEYFRHVNTFGGSPAACALALKNLEIMERENLFGRSKQLGAYVLSEMKPLIDSHPYVGDVRGKGLLIGIELVADKQTKEPLDVNLVNEVIAKCKSKGVIIGKNGATVAGYNNVLTLSPPLNIEESDIELLLATITYALDSIK